A genomic segment from Micropterus dolomieu isolate WLL.071019.BEF.003 ecotype Adirondacks linkage group LG03, ASM2129224v1, whole genome shotgun sequence encodes:
- the vars1 gene encoding valine--tRNA ligase yields MATLYVTPHPDDFRSLLALIVAEFCPSSCPRTLTEDPPASLNARSRPTLVLGTGEGDSILSGASAVAWYLALQGKRGGVDTKQQSQVWQWLSFADNELTPVSCAVVFPLIGVMGVDKKLQQSSRAELIRVLKILDQALEPRTFLVGESITLADMAVATAVLLPFKYVLEPSDRKVLTNVTRWFTTCINQPQFLKVLGKITLCEKMVPVTPKINAPANAKAANASPAIDSADATANGPPKTEAQLKKEAKKKEKLEKFQQKKEMEAKKNTQPPTEKKAKPEKKELGVITYNIPTAPGEKKDVISPLPDSYSPQYVEAAWYQWWEKQGFFKPEYGRKSISDHNPRGIFMMCIPPPNVTGSLHLGHALTNAIQDSLTRWHRMRGETTLWNPGCDHAGIATQVVVEKKLMRERGMSRHDLGRENFIQEVWKWKNEKGDRIYHQLKKLGSSLDWDRACFTMDPKLSYAVQEAFIRMHDEGVIYRSKRLVNWSCTLNSAISDIEVDKKELTGRTLLPVPGYKDKVEFGVLVSFAYKVDGSDEEIVVATTRIETMLGDTAVAVHPADSRYQHLKGKMVLHPFCDRKLPIVLDDFVDMSFGTGAVKITPAHDHNDYEVGERHNLAFINILDENGLLINVPPPFLGMKRFEARKAVLQALKDRGHFKEIKDNPMVVPVCSRSKDIVEPLLKPQWYVNCTDMGKQAADAVREGRLKIIPDHHLKTWFNWMDNIRDWCISRQLWWGHRIPAYFVTVNDSSVKPGEDMDGHYWVSGRSEEEAREKAAKRFNVSADKISLRQDEDVLDTWFSSGIFPFSIFGWPNETQDLNVFYPGTLLETGHDILFFWVARMVMMGLKLTGKLPFKEVYLHAVVRDAHGRKMSKSLGNVIDPLDVITGISLEGLHVQLMDSNLDPLEVEKAKQGQKSDYPNGIPECGTDALRFALCAYTSQGRDINLDVNRILGYRHFCNKLWNAVKFAMKTLGDNFVPSEKAQFCGEESVSDRWILSRLSAAVALCDAGFKAYDFPAITTAIYNFWLYELCDVYLESVKPVFSKAEEDCTTQRQALVCRQTLYTCLDVGLRLLSPVMPFVSEELYQRLPRRQPQSDPPSISVTSYPDSEEFCWHSEEVDRDMEFIMTVVKTIRSLRADYNLTKTRADCYLQCIDSATMSLVQKYSLQIQTLSYSQAVFPLTSNQPVPEGCAVAIASDRCTVNLMLKGLIDVEKEVAKLMTKKGDLEKQMEKLREKMAKSDYKEKVPVKVQEQDAEKLRQSQTELEKVKEAMANFRKMM; encoded by the exons ATGGCCACTCTCTACGTGACCCCTCATCCCGATGACTTCAGGAGCCTTCTGGCCCTCATAGTTGCAGAGTTCTGTCCGTCCTCCTGCCCGAGGACCCTCACAGAAGATCCTCCTGCGTCCTTGAATGCCCGCTCCAGACCGACCCTGGTGCTGGGCACTGGGGAAGGTGACTCCATCCTCAGTGGGGCCAGTGCTGTGGCCTGGTACCTGGCTTTACAGGGGAAGAGGGGTGGTGTAGATACAAAGCAGCAGAGCCAGGTGTGGCAGTGGCTCAGCTTTGCAGACAATGAACTCACTCCGGTGTCCTGTGCTGTGGTATTCCCACTGATAGGGGTGATGGGAGTGGATAAGAAG CTCCAGCAGAGTTCCCGTGCAGAGTTGATACGTGTTCTAAAGATTCTCGATCAGGCACTGGAACCGAGAACCTTCTTGGTGGGAGAGAGCATCACCCTGGCTGATATGGCTGTAGCAACAGCTGTTCTGCTACCTTTTAAATAT GTGTTAGAGCCATCAGACAGGAAGGTCTTGACCAATGTTACCAGGTGGTTCACCACCTGCATAAACCAGCCACAGTTCCTGAAGGTGTTGGGGAAGATCACTCTTTGTGAGAAGATGGTGCCAGTTACACCAAAGATAAATGCCCCTGCTAATGCTAAAGCTGCTAATGCCAGTCCTGCTATTGATTCTGCTGATGCCACAGCCAATG GCCCACCAAAGACAGAAGCCCAGCTGAAGAAGGAAGctaagaagaaagaaaagctgGAGAAGTTCCAGCAGAAGAAGGAAATGGAGGCGAAGAAAAATACACAGCCACCGACAGAG aaAAAGGCCAAACCGGAAAAAAAGGAGTTGGGAGTGATCACATACAATATCCCCACTGCACCTGGGGAGAAGAAAG ATGTCATTAGTCCGCTTCCTGACTCCTACAGTCCTCAGTATGTGGAGGCTGCCTGGTATCAATGGTGGGAGAAGCAGGGATTCTTCAAGCCTGAGTATGGG AGGAAGAGTATTAGTGACCACAACCCTCGTGGCATCTTTATGATGTGTATCCCTCCACCTAATGTGACTGGATCCCTTCACCTGGGTCACGCCCTCACCAACGCCATTCAGGATTCTCTGACCAGATG GCACAGGATGAGAGGTGAGACCACCTTGTGGAACCCGGGCTGTGATCACGCTGGTATCGCCACCCAGGTGGTGGTGGAAAAAAAGCTGATGAGAGAGAGGGGCATGAGCCGTCACGATTTGGGCAGGGAAAACTTCATCCAGGAAGTCTGGAAATGGAAGAATGA GAAGGGAGACCGTATCTACCACCAGCTGAAGAAGCTGGGCTCTTCTCTGGACTGGGACAGAGCTTGCTTCACTATGGACCCT AAACTTTCCTATGCAGTCCAAGAGGCCTTTATCCGCATGCACGATGAGGGAGTGATCTACAGGAGCAAGAGGCTGGTCAACTGGTCCTGCACACTAAACTCTGCCATCTCTGACATAGAG GTGGATAAGAAGGAGCTTACCGGCAGGACTCTGTTGCCTGTGCCTGGTTACAAAGACAAAGTAGAGTTTGGCGTGTTGGTGTCTTTTGCTTACAAGGTGGATGGATCAG ACGAAGAAATAGTTGTAGCAACAACTCGTATTGAGACTATGCTGGGAGACACTGCTGTAGCTGTCCACCCTGCTGACTCCAGATATCAGCATCTGAAGGGGAAAATGGTACTCCACCCCTTCTGTGACCGCAAGCTGCCGATTGTCTTGGATGACTTTGTGGACATGAGCTTTGGAACAG GTGCTGTCAAAATCACCCCAGCCCATGACCATAATGACTACGAGGTTGGAGAGAGACACAATCTGGCCTTCATCAACATCTTGGATGAGAATGGCCTGCTCATTAACGTGCCTCCTCCCTTCCTG GGCATGAAGCGTTTTGAGGCCAGGAAGGCAGTGCTTCAGGCTCTCAAGGACAGAGGCCATTTTAAAGAGATCAAAGACAACCCTATGGTTGTCCCAGTCTGCAG TCGCTCCAAGGACATTGTGGAGCCGCTGCTGAAGCCACAGTGGTATGTGAACTGCACAGACATGGGCAAGCAGGCCGCAGACGCTGTCAGAGAGGGACGGCTCAAAATCATCCCTGATCACCACCTCAAGACGTGGTTCAACTGGATGGACAACATCAG GGACTGGTGTATCTCTCGGCAGCTGTGGTGGGGTCACCGTATTCCTGCTTACTTTGTAACTGTCAACGATTCCTCTGTGAAACCAGGAGAG GACATGGATGGTCATTACTGGGTGAGTGGTAGATCGGAAGAGGAGGCCAGAGAGAAGGCAGCAAAGCGCTTCAATGTGTCTGCAGACAAAATCAGCCTCAGACAGG ATGAGGATGTTCTGGACACTTGGTTCTCGTCTGGCATTTTCCCTTTCTCAATCTTCGGTTGGCCTAATGAG ACCCAGGACCTGAATGTATTCTACCCGGGCACCTTGCTGGAGACGGGCCATGATATCCTGTTTTTCTGGGTTGCTCGTATGGTGATGATGGGCCTCAAATTGACTGGCAAGCTGCCCTTCAAAGAG GTTTATCTGCATGCAGTGGTGAGAGATGCCCACGGAAGGAAGATGAGCAAATCTCTGGGCAATGTCATTGACCCTCTGGACGTCATTACAGGAATCTCCCTAGAG GGTCTTCATGTCCAGTTGATGGACAGCAACTTGGATCCACTAGAGGTAGAAAAAGCAAAGCAGGGCCAGAAGTCAGACTACCCAAATGGCATCCCAGAGTGTGGCACAGATGCTCTCCGGTTCGCTCTGTGCGCCTACACTAGCCAAG GTAGGGATATCAACCTGGATGTCAACCGCATCCTGGGCTACCGTCACTTCTGCAACAAACTGTGGAATGCTGTGAAGTTTGCCATGAAGACACTGGGAGACAACTTTGTACCATCAGAAAAAGCCCAG TTTTGTGGAGAGGAGAGTGTATCCGACAGGTGGATTCTATCTAGACTGAGTGCTGCTGTTGCTCTATGTGATGCTGGCTTCAAGGCCTATGACTTCCCAGCCATCACGACGGCCATCTACAACTTCTGGCTGTACGAGCTCTGTGATGTCTACCTG GAAAGTGTCAAACCAGTGTTCAGTAAAGCAGAGGAAGACTGCACCACCCAGAGACAGGCCCTGGTGTGCAGACAGACACTTTACACCTGTTTAGACGTCGGTCTGCGCCTTCTGTCTCCTGTGATGCCCTTTGTTTCTGAGGAGCTCTACCAGAGGTTACCGAGGCGACAACCTCAGAGTGATCCCCCCAGCATCAGTGTCACGTCCTACCCTGACAGCGAGGAG TTCTGCTGGCATAGTGAGGAGGTCGACCGTGACATGGAGTTCATAATGACTGTGGTTAAGACTATCCGGTCACTGAGGGCCGACTACAACCTGACCAAGACCAGAGCTGACT GTTACCTGCAGTGCATAGACTCTGCAACGATGTCCCTGGTACAGAAGTACAGTCTGCAGATTCAGACCTTGTCTTATTCTCAGGCCGTCTTCCCTCTGACTTCTAACCAGCCTGTCCCAGAAGGCTGTGCAGTGGCTATTGCTTCTGACAGATGTACCGTGAACCTTATGCTCAAG GGTCTAATTGATGTAGAGAAGGAAGTGGCTAAGCTGATGACAAAAAAAGGAGACTTGGAGAAACAGATGGAGAAACTGAGAGAGAAGATGGCAAAGAGTGACTACAAGGAGAAGGTGCCAGTGAAGGTGCAGGAGCAGGATGCTGAGAAG CTACGGCAGAGCCAAACTGAActtgaaaaagtaaaagaagCCATGGCCAACTTCAGGAAAATGATGTGA
- the LOC123967652 gene encoding uncharacterized protein LOC123967652, translating into MPYPAAVSAAAAAVWLLAVLGPCLSLPAEDNSELGFSLCSNCFYSQTPPQGASEGPLLRPLCHRLPGGQEFATLSKPTCDTAVYSAFHLSHGWTERGGEEGEELVTKEEEDIIKIAIPALLRGGGDPSHPVSPTDSPLTHWDATVTTLVLSTFTPQCSTLGGDLYILTGAGGFGAAEDGDEECQTKPLWSAVCCAAPEGKSGFSVGLIRETGEGERQVSVKELEETLGVAELFSEGCGGADGEAVGIGVGLHTDGLPGNIEELDADLTGENTGSEDVDSSTTETLDELETDDNSSSTLVYVLSTTVSILTAPLRPVFSTITQLPGQVTYVLQEDLGVLAALPGDIYTLLHLFISDLLSLMGSAAEILLGIGETCFFGVYFCTSSMLGALLDSCHTGVTGMGTLAGDTVGIFGEVVDNGWWVIEFFGWRLWEQSEGYVRTVMSEMGGQAEAVGGGFGRLVWRSKNGVGNVFWLGGGLIMGMVDTFIVDVREGFGQESG; encoded by the exons ATGCCGTATCCTGCTGCTGTCAGTGCAGCCGCTGCGGCTGTCTGGCTGCTGGCAGTGCTGGGCCCATGCCTGTCTCTTCCAGCTGAGGACAACTCAGAGCTAGGCTTCAGCCTCTGCAGCAACTGCTTCTACAGTCAGACGCCTCCTCAGGGAGCCTCTGAAGGACCGCTGCTGCGACCACTCTGCCACAGACTGCCTGGGGGACAGGAGTTTGCCACTCTGTCCAAACCGACCTGTGACACAGCTGTCTACTCCGCCTTCCATCTCAGCCATGGATGGACAGAGAGGGGcggggaggagggggaagagCTTGTG acaaaggaagaagaagacatcATTAAAATAGCAATCCCAGCCCTTCTCAGAGGAGGTGgagatccatctcaccctgtCTCGCCTACAGACTCCCCGCTTACACACTGGGATGCAACAGTCACAACACTGGTTCTGTCAACCTTCACACCCCAGTGCAGCACTTTAGGCGGTGATCTCTACATCCTGACCGGGGCCGGAGGTTTCGGGGCTGCTGAGGATGGAGACGAGGAGTGTCAGACTAAGCCACTGTGGTCTGCAGTGTGCTGCGCTGCCCCAGAAGGGAAGAGTGGTTTCAGTGTGGGGTTAATCAGAGAGacaggggagggggagagacaaGTGAGCGTGAAAGAGCTGGAGGAGACACTAGGAGTGGCAGAGCTGTTCTCAGAAGGCTGTGGAGGAGCAGATGGAGAGGCTGTTGGAATTGGAGTGGGTCTTCACACTGATGGGCTCCCTGGAAATATAGAAGAGCTGGATGCAGATCTTACTGGTGAAAACACAGGATCTGAAGATGTAGATTCAAGCACAACTGAAACTCTGGATGAACTAGAGACAGATGACAATTCCAGCAGCACTCTAGTCTACGTCCTTTCCACCACCGTCTCCATCCTTACAGCTCCACTGCGGCCTGTGTTCTCCACAATCACCCAGTTACCTGGACAG GTGACATACGTTCTTCAGGAAGACCTTGGAGTTCTGGCAGCCCTGCCTGGAGACATCTACACCTTGCTCCACCTCTTTATCTCTGACCTTTTGTCCTTGATGGGCTCAGCTGCAGAAATACTACTGGGTATTGGGGAAACCTGTTTCTTTGGCGTCTACTTCTGCACCTCCTCCATGCTGGGGGCCCTGCTGGACAGCTGCCACACTGGGGTCACTGGCATGGGGACCCTGGCTGGAGACACAGTGGGGATATTTGGTGAAGTGGTGGATAATGGTTGGTGGGTGATCGAGTTCTTTGGATGGCGGCTTTGGGAACAGAGTGAGGGATATGTCAGAACAGTGATGTCAGAGATGGGGGGTCAGGCGGAAGCTGTAGGTGGCGGGTTTGGGAGGCTGGTGTGGAGAAGTAAAAATGGGGTGGGTAATGTGTTTTGGCTGGGAGGGGGTTTAATAATGGGGATGGTGGATacatttattgttgatgtaagAGAGGGTTTTGGGCAGGAGTCAGGGTGA